The following coding sequences lie in one Paenibacillus durus ATCC 35681 genomic window:
- a CDS encoding N-acyl homoserine lactonase family protein, with amino-acid sequence MSQTKIHVLHTGSVNVDRALPFKEKTLHPLPFSGWLRPKSWRMWVPVSAYLIEHPKGLILIDAGWHEDMRVDVRKHLGFLASTMITGILPPGQSIREQLQRLGYTDKDLDLVIMTHLHSDHVSGLKQVAGAKRVIVSDLEWNAAQKDGNYIKSMWEGVNMEKFEMKSIPHGPYKKGLDLFGDGTIYLVLTPGHSVGMVSLLVKTDDGWVLLGSDVGYARKSWEQHILPGVTTSVEEADKSLRWLGEFSKRDDCRMVIVNHDLEIAPQIIT; translated from the coding sequence ATGAGCCAAACTAAAATCCATGTACTACACACTGGAAGTGTCAATGTTGATCGTGCATTGCCGTTTAAGGAGAAAACCCTTCACCCATTGCCATTCTCGGGCTGGCTGCGTCCCAAGAGCTGGAGAATGTGGGTTCCCGTATCCGCCTATTTGATTGAGCACCCGAAGGGGCTTATATTAATTGATGCCGGCTGGCATGAAGATATGCGCGTGGACGTGCGCAAGCATCTGGGCTTCTTGGCAAGCACCATGATCACGGGAATATTGCCTCCAGGACAATCCATCAGAGAACAACTGCAGCGTTTGGGATATACGGATAAGGATCTTGATCTTGTCATTATGACACATCTACATTCCGACCATGTCAGCGGACTCAAACAGGTTGCCGGCGCGAAGCGTGTTATTGTTTCTGATTTAGAGTGGAATGCGGCGCAAAAAGATGGCAACTATATTAAATCCATGTGGGAAGGCGTGAACATGGAAAAGTTCGAGATGAAGTCTATCCCTCACGGACCTTACAAGAAAGGCTTGGATCTGTTCGGGGATGGTACGATCTACCTGGTACTTACACCGGGACATAGTGTAGGTATGGTTTCTTTACTTGTCAAAACCGATGACGGCTGGGTCTTGCTTGGCAGCGACGTAGGGTATGCAAGAAAATCGTGGGAACAGCACATACTGCCGGGTGTGACGACAAGTGTGGAAGAAGCGGATAAATCTCTAAGATGGCTGGGCGAATTTTCCAAAAGGGACGATTGCAGAATGGTCATTGTCAACCACGATCTCGAGATTGCACCTCAAATCATAACTTAA